A region from the Mesorhizobium sp. J8 genome encodes:
- a CDS encoding DUF1127 domain-containing protein — MRLPARTVRIRRDRAWLDELPDYLLRDIGIERSEISLAVWFGGRTRRGGPWI; from the coding sequence TTGCGCCTGCCCGCGCGAACCGTCCGCATCCGCAGGGATCGCGCCTGGCTGGACGAGCTGCCGGATTATCTGCTGCGCGACATCGGTATCGAACGCTCGGAAATCTCGCTGGCCGTCTGGTTCGGCGGCAGGACCCGTCGCGGCGGTCCGTGGATTTGA
- a CDS encoding VOC family protein, with protein sequence MQKITTFLWFDNQAEEAMNHYISIFKNSKVLSVTRWPKGHPQEGQVLVASFELDGVQFQALNGGPQYKFTEAISLSIDCKTQEEVDHFWERLTEGGEPGRCSWLKDKFGVSWQVVPEQLPRLLQDPDRAKAGRVMSAMMQMGKIEIDKIEEAAKG encoded by the coding sequence ATGCAGAAGATCACCACCTTCCTGTGGTTCGACAACCAGGCCGAGGAGGCCATGAACCACTACATCTCCATCTTCAAGAATTCGAAGGTGCTGAGCGTGACGCGCTGGCCCAAGGGCCATCCCCAGGAAGGCCAGGTGCTGGTCGCCTCTTTCGAGCTGGACGGCGTGCAGTTCCAAGCGCTGAACGGCGGACCGCAATACAAGTTCACCGAAGCGATCTCGCTGTCGATCGACTGCAAGACGCAGGAAGAGGTGGATCATTTCTGGGAGAGGCTCACCGAAGGCGGCGAACCGGGACGCTGCAGCTGGCTGAAGGACAAGTTCGGCGTTTCCTGGCAGGTCGTGCCGGAGCAACTGCCGCGCCTGCTTCAGGATCCGGACAGGGCCAAGGCCGGTCGCGTGATGTCGGCGATGATGCAGATGGGCAAGATCGAGATCGACAAGATCGAGGAAGCGGCGAAGGGGTGA
- a CDS encoding DUF4242 domain-containing protein, with product MQKYIIEREIPKVGTFERQQLRDASKASNAVLAELGPDIQWVESFVADDKTFCVYLAKDEAIIQRHAKMSGFPATKITEVKRLFDPTTAYAAA from the coding sequence ATGCAGAAATACATCATCGAACGGGAGATTCCCAAGGTCGGCACCTTCGAGCGCCAGCAGCTTCGCGACGCATCCAAGGCCTCGAATGCCGTTCTGGCCGAGCTCGGCCCGGACATCCAGTGGGTCGAATCCTTCGTGGCCGACGACAAGACCTTTTGCGTCTATCTGGCCAAGGACGAGGCGATCATCCAGCGCCACGCCAAGATGAGCGGCTTCCCGGCGACGAAGATCACCGAGGTCAAGCGGCTCTTCGATCCGACGACGGCTTACGCCGCTGCGTGA
- the ilvD gene encoding dihydroxy-acid dehydratase yields MPAYRSRTTTHGRNMAGARGLWRATGMKDSDFGKPIIAVVNSFTQFVPGHVHLKDLGQLVAREIEKAGGVAKEFNTIAVDDGIAMGHDGMLYSLPSRELIADSVEYMVNAHCADAMVCISNCDKITPGMLMASLRLNIPTVFVSGGPMEAGKVVLAGKAQALDLVDAMVAAADDRISDEDVKVIERSACPTCGSCSGMFTANSMNCLTEALGLSLPGNGSTLATHADRKRLFVEAGHLIVDLAQRYYEQDDESALPRSIASKGAFENAMALDIAMGGSTNTVLHILAAAHEGEVDFTMEDIDRLSRKVPVLCKVAPAKSDVHMEDVHRAGGIMAILGQLDQAGLINRDLPTVHTATLGEALDHWDIARTSAENVREFFRAAPGGVPTQVAFSQDRRWDELDLDREKGVIRSAKTPFSKDGGLAVLKGNLALDGCIVKTAGVDESILKFTGPARVFESQDASVKAILGNEIKAGDIVVIRYEGPRGGPGMQEMLYPTSYLKSKGLGKACALITDGRFSGGTSGLSIGHVSPEAAEGGAIGLVQEGDTIEIDIPNRTIRLAISDAELDARRAAMNAKGADAWKPAEKRKRKVTTALRAYAAFATSADKGAVRKVPE; encoded by the coding sequence ATGCCTGCCTATCGTTCCCGCACCACCACCCATGGCCGCAACATGGCCGGCGCCCGCGGCCTGTGGCGCGCCACGGGCATGAAAGATTCGGATTTCGGCAAGCCGATCATCGCCGTGGTCAATTCCTTCACCCAGTTCGTGCCGGGCCACGTGCATCTGAAGGATCTCGGCCAGCTCGTCGCGCGCGAGATCGAGAAGGCCGGCGGCGTCGCCAAGGAATTCAACACCATCGCGGTCGATGACGGCATCGCCATGGGCCATGACGGCATGCTCTATTCGCTGCCGTCGCGCGAGCTGATCGCCGATTCCGTCGAATACATGGTCAACGCGCATTGCGCCGACGCCATGGTCTGCATCTCCAACTGCGACAAGATCACCCCCGGCATGCTGATGGCCTCGCTCCGCCTCAACATCCCGACCGTCTTCGTCTCCGGCGGCCCGATGGAGGCCGGCAAGGTGGTGCTGGCCGGCAAGGCGCAGGCGCTCGACCTGGTCGACGCCATGGTCGCGGCCGCCGACGACAGGATCTCCGACGAGGACGTGAAGGTCATCGAGCGCTCGGCCTGTCCGACCTGCGGTTCGTGCTCCGGCATGTTCACCGCCAATTCGATGAACTGCCTGACCGAGGCGCTAGGCCTGTCGCTTCCCGGCAACGGCTCGACCTTGGCCACTCACGCGGACCGCAAGCGGCTGTTCGTCGAGGCCGGTCATCTGATCGTCGATCTCGCCCAGCGCTATTACGAGCAGGACGACGAAAGCGCCCTGCCGCGCAGCATCGCCTCCAAGGGCGCGTTCGAGAATGCCATGGCCCTCGACATCGCCATGGGGGGCTCGACCAACACGGTGCTGCATATCCTGGCCGCCGCCCATGAGGGCGAGGTCGACTTCACCATGGAAGACATCGACCGCTTGTCGCGGAAAGTGCCGGTGCTGTGCAAAGTGGCGCCGGCCAAGTCCGACGTGCACATGGAGGACGTCCACCGCGCCGGCGGCATCATGGCGATCCTCGGCCAGCTCGACCAGGCCGGGCTGATCAACCGCGACCTGCCGACCGTGCACACCGCCACGCTCGGCGAAGCGCTCGACCATTGGGACATTGCCCGCACCTCGGCCGAGAATGTCCGCGAGTTCTTCCGCGCCGCCCCCGGCGGCGTGCCGACGCAGGTCGCTTTCAGCCAGGACCGCCGCTGGGACGAGCTTGATCTTGATCGTGAGAAAGGCGTCATCCGCTCGGCCAAGACGCCGTTCTCCAAGGACGGCGGCCTTGCCGTGCTGAAAGGCAATCTGGCCCTCGACGGCTGCATCGTGAAGACCGCCGGCGTCGACGAGTCGATCCTGAAATTCACCGGCCCGGCCCGCGTCTTCGAAAGCCAGGACGCCTCCGTCAAGGCGATCCTCGGCAACGAGATCAAAGCGGGCGACATCGTCGTCATCCGCTATGAAGGGCCGCGCGGTGGTCCAGGCATGCAGGAGATGCTCTACCCCACCAGCTATCTGAAATCGAAGGGCCTCGGCAAAGCCTGCGCGCTGATCACCGACGGCCGCTTCTCCGGCGGCACGTCGGGCCTGTCGATCGGCCATGTTTCGCCCGAAGCCGCCGAGGGCGGCGCGATCGGCCTGGTCCAGGAAGGCGATACGATCGAGATAGACATTCCCAACCGCACCATCCGCCTCGCCATCAGCGACGCCGAGCTCGACGCGCGGCGGGCGGCGATGAACGCCAAGGGCGCCGACGCCTGGAAGCCCGCCGAGAAGCGCAAGCGCAAGGTAACGACGGCGCTGCGCGCCTACGCCGCCTTCGCCACGAGCGCCGACAAGGGCGCTGTCAGGAAAGTGCCGGAGTAG
- a CDS encoding winged helix-turn-helix domain-containing protein: MGIYCFGDFELNEDTRALRLAGSEVEAQPLVFDFLAILLRHQDRAMSKDELLETLWPGVTVTEASLQRVASLARSILRQGGLESALRNLPRFGYRICLDQAVAPENGAAPADAGHRLSSPGSSILSARAAVAGRKWHEAAVSFARADAADELLTPDLEEWGLALECMGRPAEAIPLLARAVTAYGVAGERLRAASPAITLARIHLERGELAVAKGWHKRAAQLIDTATDSREHGLWCWMGARIMGAEAEPEQALALAEQAFAVGRHLDDPVVESLGLIYRGFFKLCLGETKSGQEDQDLAAALGLSSDVDPIVGGILYCNILWACRNFGDWSRANQWTLGYEDWCRGHGLEDLSGSCRLHRAEVLGVHGTLKEAEALVRAALDQLALDAPWATGDALRVLGDIHLAAGEFTEAETAYRASHAAGWDPQPGLALLQLEQGQAEAAFSALERSLIGNGWPTLQRRGMVLATLAKVAARTGRRERAKEVIAELETQPQRWPMASIQALTAEAKAELFIQEERLAEAARELQIACSRWNEIGSPINAADARLSLAALLIKTGDLSGAELELGTALAVARKVDSSRLMRRCEELKDLIAGAEAVAVSGAWPPLA, translated from the coding sequence ATGGGAATTTATTGCTTCGGCGACTTCGAACTCAACGAGGATACCCGCGCCCTTCGTCTCGCCGGAAGCGAGGTCGAGGCACAGCCCCTCGTCTTCGATTTCCTCGCCATTTTGCTGCGGCACCAGGACCGGGCGATGAGCAAGGACGAATTGCTTGAAACACTGTGGCCCGGCGTGACGGTGACCGAGGCTTCGCTGCAACGCGTCGCGAGCCTTGCCCGGAGCATCCTTCGCCAAGGCGGCCTGGAGAGCGCACTGCGCAACCTGCCCCGCTTCGGCTACCGGATTTGCCTCGACCAGGCGGTTGCTCCGGAAAACGGAGCAGCTCCGGCGGATGCGGGCCACAGGCTTTCGAGCCCAGGCTCGTCAATCCTGTCGGCACGTGCGGCCGTTGCAGGCAGGAAATGGCACGAGGCCGCGGTTTCCTTCGCAAGAGCGGATGCCGCCGACGAGCTGCTGACACCCGACCTCGAAGAATGGGGTCTGGCGCTGGAATGCATGGGGCGTCCGGCCGAAGCCATCCCGCTTCTGGCGCGCGCGGTGACGGCCTACGGCGTTGCCGGCGAGCGCTTGCGCGCGGCTTCCCCCGCAATCACCCTTGCCAGGATTCACCTTGAGCGAGGCGAGCTTGCCGTTGCCAAAGGCTGGCACAAGCGCGCCGCGCAGTTGATCGATACCGCCACCGATAGCCGGGAACATGGCCTGTGGTGCTGGATGGGCGCGCGCATCATGGGCGCGGAAGCCGAACCGGAACAGGCGCTAGCGCTCGCCGAGCAGGCCTTCGCAGTCGGCAGGCATCTCGACGATCCGGTGGTGGAGTCGCTCGGCCTGATCTACCGCGGCTTCTTCAAGCTTTGCCTCGGCGAAACCAAATCCGGGCAGGAGGATCAGGACCTCGCGGCGGCGCTCGGCCTCTCCAGCGACGTCGATCCGATCGTCGGCGGCATCCTCTACTGCAACATACTGTGGGCCTGCCGGAATTTCGGCGACTGGTCGCGTGCCAACCAATGGACGTTAGGTTACGAGGACTGGTGCAGGGGACACGGGCTGGAAGACCTTTCAGGCTCGTGCCGGCTGCACCGCGCCGAAGTGCTCGGCGTTCATGGCACGCTGAAAGAGGCCGAGGCGCTTGTGCGCGCCGCCCTTGATCAACTCGCCCTCGACGCGCCCTGGGCGACCGGCGATGCCTTGCGCGTGCTGGGCGACATCCACCTCGCGGCCGGAGAATTCACGGAAGCCGAAACCGCATATCGCGCGTCGCATGCGGCGGGTTGGGATCCTCAGCCCGGACTTGCGCTTCTGCAACTCGAGCAAGGACAGGCGGAGGCCGCCTTCAGCGCTCTCGAACGTTCCCTGATAGGCAACGGCTGGCCGACCCTGCAGCGGCGAGGCATGGTCCTTGCCACGCTTGCCAAGGTGGCGGCACGCACCGGCCGGCGCGAGCGGGCGAAAGAGGTGATCGCCGAATTGGAGACGCAGCCGCAGCGCTGGCCGATGGCTTCCATCCAGGCGCTGACCGCCGAAGCCAAGGCGGAGCTTTTCATACAGGAAGAGCGCCTCGCCGAGGCCGCCCGGGAGCTGCAGATCGCATGCTCGCGCTGGAACGAGATCGGCTCGCCGATCAATGCCGCCGACGCCAGGTTGTCGCTTGCGGCGCTGCTCATCAAGACCGGGGATCTTTCCGGTGCTGAGCTGGAGCTCGGCACGGCGTTGGCGGTTGCGAGGAAAGTTGACTCTTCCCGGCTCATGCGGCGCTGCGAAGAGCTGAAGGACCTAATTGCCGGCGCGGAGGCGGTAGCGGTGAGCGGCGCCTGGCCGCCTCTCGCTTGA
- a CDS encoding class II glutamine amidotransferase, producing MCRWAAYLGEAVFLEDIITVPCHSLIAQSHCAQEAKSPTNGDGFGLAWYGDRPEPGLYRDILPAWSDPNLKSLCRQIKSGLFLAHVRASTGGATSRMNCHPFVSGRWSFMHNGQIGGFEKIRRALENSLSDEVFDQREGTTDSELFFLVMLDEGLADDPQGAVSRATVRVIEASRRAGIEPALKLTAAFSDGDALYAVRYATDDHAPTLYTGAFARRDGRCIVSEPFDRDGGDWQAIPPSSFVTMTRAGTSIRPFAPAASKLALVG from the coding sequence ATGTGCCGGTGGGCGGCCTATCTTGGTGAAGCGGTCTTCCTCGAAGACATCATCACCGTGCCCTGCCACTCGCTGATCGCCCAAAGCCACTGCGCCCAGGAAGCCAAGTCGCCGACCAATGGCGACGGTTTTGGCCTCGCCTGGTACGGCGACCGGCCGGAGCCCGGGCTCTACCGCGATATCCTGCCGGCTTGGTCCGATCCTAATCTCAAAAGCCTGTGCCGGCAGATCAAGTCCGGGCTGTTCCTGGCCCATGTGCGCGCCTCGACCGGCGGCGCCACCAGCCGCATGAACTGCCACCCTTTCGTCTCCGGCCGCTGGTCCTTCATGCATAACGGCCAGATCGGCGGCTTCGAGAAGATCCGCCGGGCGCTGGAGAACTCGCTTTCGGATGAGGTCTTCGACCAGCGCGAGGGCACCACCGATTCCGAGCTCTTTTTCCTGGTGATGCTCGACGAGGGGCTTGCAGATGATCCGCAAGGCGCGGTGTCGCGCGCCACGGTTCGCGTCATCGAGGCCTCGCGCCGAGCCGGCATCGAGCCCGCGCTGAAACTGACCGCGGCCTTTTCCGATGGCGATGCGCTCTACGCCGTGCGCTACGCTACCGACGACCATGCCCCGACGCTCTATACCGGCGCCTTCGCGAGGCGCGATGGTCGTTGCATCGTGTCCGAGCCCTTCGATCGCGACGGCGGCGACTGGCAGGCGATCCCGCCATCGAGCTTCGTCACCATGACCAGGGCCGGCACCAGCATCCGGCCATTCGCGCCGGCGGCAAGCAAGCTGGCACTCGTCGGCTGA
- a CDS encoding NAD(P)/FAD-dependent oxidoreductase, producing the protein MSTAKQVIVIGAGIIGASIAWHLTKAGARVTVVSASGAGGIATPNSFAWINASWGNPETYFRLRIRAMAEWERLANELPGLPLAMCGGLCFDLPADRLEAYAAEHSSWGYGIERVGSEQAARIEPSLADLPEFALHVAEEGVAEPVATTQALLADAERRGARVVTGTVDRLTLSNGKVTGVVVSGESKATDEVVIAAGAGAPAIAATAGIELPIETPPGLIVHSRPYKKLLNGLVLAEKLHMRQTAEGRIIAGSDFGGGEPGENPQADASALFEAMKAMLRGADGLELDFHTIGYRPTPADGFPIVSRADGVGDLYIAVTHSGITLAPAVGLFAAREILDGERDALLAPYALSRFAQ; encoded by the coding sequence ATGAGCACTGCAAAGCAAGTCATCGTTATCGGAGCCGGTATTATCGGCGCGTCGATCGCCTGGCATCTGACGAAAGCCGGCGCGCGCGTGACGGTCGTCTCGGCAAGCGGCGCCGGCGGCATCGCGACGCCGAATTCATTTGCCTGGATCAATGCGAGCTGGGGCAATCCGGAAACCTATTTCCGGTTGCGCATCCGCGCCATGGCCGAATGGGAACGGCTGGCGAACGAACTGCCGGGCCTGCCGCTCGCCATGTGCGGCGGCCTGTGCTTTGACCTGCCCGCAGACAGGCTCGAAGCCTACGCAGCCGAGCATTCGTCCTGGGGGTACGGCATCGAGCGGGTCGGGAGCGAACAAGCGGCGCGCATCGAGCCCTCTTTGGCGGACCTTCCCGAGTTTGCGCTTCACGTCGCAGAGGAAGGCGTGGCCGAGCCTGTGGCGACCACACAAGCGCTGCTGGCGGACGCCGAACGGCGCGGCGCGCGGGTCGTCACCGGAACTGTCGACAGGCTGACGCTGTCCAACGGCAAGGTGACGGGCGTCGTCGTTTCGGGGGAGAGCAAAGCCACCGACGAGGTGGTGATTGCGGCGGGCGCCGGGGCTCCGGCGATCGCCGCGACGGCGGGCATCGAGCTGCCGATCGAGACGCCGCCCGGTCTGATCGTGCATTCGCGCCCCTACAAGAAACTGCTCAACGGCCTGGTGCTGGCCGAGAAACTTCATATGCGCCAAACGGCGGAGGGCCGCATCATCGCCGGCTCTGACTTCGGCGGAGGCGAGCCGGGCGAGAACCCGCAGGCCGATGCGAGCGCGCTTTTCGAAGCTATGAAAGCGATGCTGCGCGGCGCCGACGGTCTGGAACTCGACTTCCACACCATCGGCTACCGTCCGACGCCGGCCGATGGTTTTCCGATCGTCAGCCGCGCCGACGGTGTCGGCGACCTCTACATCGCAGTCACCCATTCCGGCATCACACTGGCGCCGGCCGTGGGACTGTTCGCCGCCCGCGAGATCCTCGATGGCGAGCGCGATGCGTTGCTCGCGCCCTACGCCCTGTCCCGCTTCGCCCAGTAG
- a CDS encoding peptide chain release factor 3, whose translation MAEDIEQAVARRRTFAIIAHPDAGKTTLTEKLLLFGGAIQLAGEVKAKRDRIQTRSDWMKIERERGISVVTSVMTFEYDDNVFNLLDTPGHEDFADDTYRTLSAVDSAVMVIDAAKGIEPRTLKLFEVCRLRDIPIITFVNKMDRESRDPFEILDEIEQKLALDTAPVTWPIGRGKTFSGTYHLAQNAVRRSDDEKERTPVNGPDSNRVAGLLPENERNDFIEELELAREACRPLDIDAFREGHLTPVYFGSALRNYGVRDLIEALGAYGPPPRAQEADERTVEATEDKMTSFVFKIQANMDPNHRDRIAFVRVCSGKLERGMKAKLVRTGKPMSLSAPQFFFARTRVTADEAFAGDVVGIPNHGTLRIGDTLTEGEEILFRGVPNFAPEILRRVRLGDAMKAKKLKEALHQMAEEGVVQLFSPEDGSPAIVGVVGALQLDVLKERLNIEYTLPVDFEMSRFSVCRWISADEKAEVQRFIESHRGDIARDLDNDPVFLAQHAFSLNYEAERWKAIRFTAVKDYQVRDKAA comes from the coding sequence TTGGCAGAAGACATCGAACAGGCGGTAGCGCGCCGCCGTACCTTCGCGATCATCGCGCACCCGGACGCCGGCAAGACCACGCTCACCGAAAAGCTGCTTCTGTTCGGCGGCGCCATTCAGCTTGCCGGCGAGGTCAAGGCCAAGAGGGACCGCATCCAGACGCGCTCCGACTGGATGAAGATCGAGCGCGAGCGCGGCATCTCGGTTGTCACCTCGGTGATGACCTTCGAATATGACGACAACGTCTTCAACCTGCTTGACACGCCCGGCCACGAAGACTTCGCCGACGACACCTATCGCACGCTGTCGGCGGTGGATTCGGCCGTCATGGTCATCGACGCCGCCAAGGGCATCGAGCCGCGCACGCTGAAGCTGTTCGAGGTCTGCCGCTTGCGCGACATCCCGATCATCACCTTCGTCAACAAGATGGACCGCGAGAGCCGCGATCCGTTCGAGATCCTCGACGAGATCGAGCAGAAGCTGGCGCTGGACACCGCGCCCGTCACCTGGCCGATCGGCCGCGGCAAGACGTTTTCGGGCACCTATCACCTGGCGCAGAACGCGGTGCGCCGCAGCGACGATGAGAAGGAGCGCACGCCGGTCAACGGCCCCGATTCCAACCGCGTCGCCGGGCTTTTGCCGGAAAACGAGCGCAACGACTTCATCGAGGAACTGGAGCTCGCGCGGGAGGCCTGCCGGCCTCTTGATATCGACGCCTTCCGTGAAGGCCATCTGACACCGGTCTATTTCGGCTCGGCGCTGCGCAACTACGGCGTGCGCGACCTGATCGAGGCGCTCGGCGCCTACGGCCCGCCGCCGCGCGCCCAGGAGGCCGATGAGCGTACGGTCGAGGCGACCGAGGACAAGATGACCTCCTTCGTCTTCAAGATCCAGGCCAACATGGACCCCAACCATCGCGACCGCATCGCCTTCGTGCGCGTCTGCTCTGGCAAGCTGGAGCGCGGCATGAAGGCCAAGCTGGTGCGCACCGGCAAGCCGATGAGCCTGTCGGCACCGCAATTCTTCTTCGCCCGCACCCGCGTCACCGCCGACGAGGCCTTTGCCGGCGATGTCGTCGGCATCCCCAACCACGGCACGTTGCGCATCGGCGACACGCTGACCGAAGGCGAGGAGATCCTGTTCCGCGGCGTGCCGAATTTCGCCCCGGAAATCCTGCGCCGCGTGCGCCTCGGCGATGCCATGAAGGCCAAGAAGCTGAAGGAAGCGCTGCACCAGATGGCCGAGGAGGGCGTGGTGCAGCTGTTCTCGCCCGAAGACGGCTCGCCGGCCATCGTCGGCGTCGTCGGCGCGCTGCAGCTCGACGTGCTCAAGGAGCGGCTCAACATCGAATACACGCTGCCGGTGGATTTCGAGATGTCGCGCTTCTCGGTCTGCCGCTGGATCTCAGCCGACGAAAAGGCGGAGGTGCAGCGCTTCATCGAATCGCATCGCGGCGACATCGCCCGCGATCTCGACAATGACCCGGTCTTCCTCGCCCAGCACGCCTTCTCGCTGAATTACGAAGCCGAGCGCTGGAAGGCGATCCGCTTCACCGCGGTCAAGGATTACCAGGTGCGTGATAAGGCGGCGTAG
- a CDS encoding class II glutamine amidotransferase — protein MCRWAAYLGDAIFLEDVIAAPSHSLIVQSREAREAKSPTNADGFGVAWYGDRPEPGLYRDILPAWSDANLRNLGRQIKSGLFLAHVRASTGGATSRANCHPFVSGRWSFMHNGQIGGFERIRRMLENSLSDALFDQLEGTTDSELFFRMMIGEGLAQDPQGAVSRATSRVLEAARRAGIDPSLKLTAAFSDGKALHAVRYATDDQAPTLYTAAFAKGVGRCIVSEPFDRDGRTWHEIPQSSFVTMTRDRTAIRPFAPAVIEWALAS, from the coding sequence ATGTGCAGGTGGGCTGCCTATCTCGGCGACGCGATCTTCCTGGAGGACGTCATCGCCGCGCCCTCCCATTCGCTGATCGTTCAGAGCCGTGAGGCGCGGGAGGCGAAATCGCCGACCAATGCCGACGGTTTCGGCGTGGCCTGGTATGGCGATCGGCCGGAACCCGGCCTCTACCGCGACATCCTCCCGGCCTGGTCCGATGCCAATCTCAGGAACCTTGGACGCCAGATAAAATCCGGCCTGTTCCTGGCCCATGTGCGCGCTTCGACGGGCGGCGCCACTAGCCGTGCGAACTGCCATCCCTTCGTATCCGGTCGCTGGTCGTTCATGCATAACGGCCAGATCGGCGGCTTCGAGCGGATCCGCAGGATGCTGGAGAATTCGCTCTCGGATGCGCTGTTCGACCAGCTTGAAGGGACCACCGATTCCGAACTCTTTTTCCGCATGATGATCGGCGAAGGCCTTGCGCAGGATCCGCAAGGCGCGGTGTCGCGTGCCACCAGCCGCGTGCTCGAGGCTGCGCGCCGCGCCGGCATCGACCCGTCCCTGAAGCTGACCGCCGCTTTCAGCGACGGAAAGGCGCTTCATGCTGTTCGCTACGCCACCGACGACCAGGCTCCGACGCTCTATACCGCCGCCTTCGCCAAGGGCGTTGGTCGCTGCATCGTCTCCGAGCCGTTCGATCGCGATGGCCGAACTTGGCACGAGATTCCGCAATCGAGCTTCGTGACGATGACCCGGGACCGCACCGCCATCCGGCCGTTCGCGCCAGCGGTCATCGAGTGGGCGCTGGCAAGCTGA
- a CDS encoding ABC transporter ATP-binding protein has protein sequence MFRFFRSTENQRLIARLVRESFHEHKFGYGAAILSMLVVAAMTGASAWILREITNEFVVFKRLDRVNLIAAGVAAIFLLKGFASFVQAYFMSRVGNAIIADRQRRIYDRILAQGIEFYHSTSSADLIARMTNNAQAARSVLDLVVTSYVRDLVTLIVLVGVMVWQQPALSLICFVVGPVAIYGVNRILKRVRKIAAMEFVSLGQIVHVMQETAIGVRVVKSFNLEAAMRKRMHKAVADVETRANNIATLEAATSPVMETLAGLAIAGAVLVSGLLVLQGGQMPGNIMAFIAALLLAYEPAKRLARVRISLETGIVGVRMMFQLADRPLTLAEKPGATPLQPGPGEIRFDNVSFAYPESPPVFEGLNLTLAAGKMTALVGPSGSGKSTILNLIMRMYDPQTGRVMFDGQDISFATLDSLRQRIAYVSQDTFLFAGTIINNIRLGREGATDEEVIAAAKAANAHEFISAMAKGYDTEVGENGSLLSGGQRQRISIARAMLRNAEILLLDEATSALDAESEALFRDALQQLTAGRTTIVIAHRLSTVHQADTIVVLEKGKVLESGPHKTLLKQGGLYQKLYEYQLMP, from the coding sequence TTGTTTCGCTTCTTCCGCTCGACGGAAAACCAACGCCTTATTGCCAGGCTGGTGAGGGAATCCTTCCACGAGCATAAATTCGGCTATGGCGCGGCCATCCTGTCGATGCTGGTGGTGGCCGCCATGACCGGCGCCAGCGCCTGGATCCTGCGCGAGATCACCAACGAATTCGTCGTCTTCAAGAGGCTCGACCGCGTCAACCTGATCGCGGCGGGCGTCGCGGCGATCTTCCTGCTCAAGGGCTTTGCCAGCTTCGTCCAGGCCTATTTCATGAGCCGCGTCGGCAACGCCATCATCGCCGACCGGCAGCGCCGGATTTATGACCGGATCCTGGCGCAAGGCATCGAATTCTACCATTCGACCTCGTCGGCCGACCTGATCGCCCGCATGACCAACAACGCGCAGGCCGCGCGTAGCGTGCTCGACCTCGTCGTCACCTCCTATGTGCGCGACCTGGTGACGTTGATCGTCCTGGTCGGAGTCATGGTCTGGCAACAGCCGGCGCTGTCGCTGATCTGCTTCGTCGTCGGCCCGGTGGCGATCTATGGCGTCAACCGCATCCTCAAACGCGTGCGCAAGATCGCGGCGATGGAATTCGTCTCGCTCGGCCAGATCGTGCATGTGATGCAGGAGACGGCGATCGGCGTGCGCGTCGTCAAATCCTTCAATCTCGAAGCCGCGATGCGCAAGCGCATGCACAAGGCGGTGGCGGACGTCGAAACCCGCGCCAACAACATCGCGACGTTGGAAGCCGCCACAAGTCCGGTGATGGAAACGCTGGCGGGGCTGGCGATCGCCGGCGCAGTGCTGGTCAGCGGCCTGCTGGTGCTGCAGGGCGGCCAGATGCCCGGCAACATCATGGCCTTCATCGCGGCGCTTCTGCTGGCCTATGAGCCGGCGAAGCGGCTGGCGCGCGTGCGCATTTCGCTGGAGACCGGCATCGTCGGCGTGCGCATGATGTTCCAACTTGCCGACCGGCCGCTGACGCTCGCCGAGAAACCCGGCGCCACGCCGCTGCAACCCGGGCCGGGCGAAATCCGCTTCGACAATGTGAGCTTCGCCTATCCCGAAAGCCCGCCGGTGTTCGAGGGCCTGAACCTGACGCTGGCCGCCGGCAAGATGACGGCGCTCGTCGGACCCTCGGGTAGCGGCAAGTCGACGATTCTCAACCTGATCATGCGCATGTACGACCCGCAGACCGGCAGGGTGATGTTCGACGGCCAGGACATCTCGTTCGCGACGCTGGATTCGCTCAGGCAGAGGATCGCCTATGTCAGCCAGGACACGTTCCTGTTCGCCGGCACCATCATCAACAATATCCGCCTCGGCCGCGAAGGTGCGACCGACGAGGAGGTGATCGCCGCCGCCAAGGCCGCCAACGCGCATGAGTTCATCAGCGCGATGGCCAAGGGCTACGACACGGAGGTCGGCGAAAACGGCTCGCTGCTCTCCGGCGGCCAGCGCCAGCGCATCTCGATCGCACGCGCCATGCTGCGCAACGCCGAGATCCTGTTGCTCGACGAGGCGACCAGCGCGCTCGACGCCGAGTCGGAAGCGCTGTTCCGCGACGCGCTGCAGCAACTGACCGCCGGGCGCACGACGATCGTCATCGCGCACCGGCTTTCCACGGTGCATCAGGCCGACACGATCGTGGTGCTGGAAAAGGGCAAAGTGCTGGAGAGCGGCCCGCACAAGACCCTGCTCAAGCAGGGCGGGCTCTATCAGAAGCTTTATGAGTATCAGCTGATGCCGTGA